A region from the Bacteroidota bacterium genome encodes:
- a CDS encoding DMT family transporter → MERPELGVEAVRGRRIRTVRAESVLLGMAAVWGTTFTAVKVGLAYASPLVFLAFRFLFALGFLSLWVRPWRMRLDRSAWGAGLRLGFWLGLGFVLQTAGLLWTTASMSAFITGTSTAFTPLLEHLLGRGLPGPRAFLGVGMALAGLYCLSLSTWHMSEQALGGFVLIGLGLLWLARVHKLPMLGALLVGLGLWAVLRAEAVSFGIGEGLTLAAAFVWAVYIVELDHYSARAPAGALTWMQLAVVGAMALLLLPWFPIRLYPHPALWGGLLYLALVATVLTTWLQTRFQRQTTPTRAALIFATEPLFAALVAFLLLGERLGLHAWFGGVLIVGALMVSARPEA, encoded by the coding sequence ATGGAAAGGCCCGAGCTCGGCGTAGAGGCCGTTCGAGGGCGGCGCATCCGGACTGTGAGGGCTGAGTCGGTGTTGCTCGGCATGGCCGCCGTTTGGGGTACTACGTTCACGGCCGTCAAGGTGGGGCTTGCGTACGCTAGCCCACTTGTGTTTTTGGCTTTTCGCTTTCTCTTTGCCTTGGGGTTTCTTTCCCTCTGGGTACGCCCCTGGCGCATGCGTCTGGACCGCTCGGCCTGGGGCGCTGGGCTGCGGCTGGGCTTCTGGCTGGGCCTGGGCTTTGTGCTGCAAACAGCGGGGCTTTTGTGGACCACGGCTAGCATGTCCGCCTTCATCACGGGCACCTCGACCGCCTTTACGCCCCTGCTGGAGCACCTGCTTGGACGCGGCCTTCCGGGCCCGAGGGCTTTTCTCGGCGTGGGCATGGCCCTTGCGGGCCTATACTGCCTCTCCCTATCCACCTGGCATATGAGCGAACAAGCGCTTGGGGGTTTCGTTCTGATAGGGTTGGGCTTGCTCTGGTTGGCCCGGGTCCACAAGCTCCCTATGCTAGGTGCCCTTTTGGTGGGTCTGGGCCTATGGGCTGTGCTGCGGGCCGAAGCCGTCTCCTTCGGCATAGGGGAGGGGCTTACGCTCGCCGCCGCGTTTGTCTGGGCCGTGTATATTGTGGAGCTGGATCACTATAGCGCCCGCGCACCGGCCGGGGCGCTTACGTGGATGCAATTAGCCGTGGTCGGGGCGATGGCCCTGTTGCTGTTGCCCTGGTTTCCGATTCGCCTGTATCCTCATCCCGCTCTGTGGGGTGGGCTCCTTTATCTGGCCCTAGTGGCTACGGTGTTGACGACGTGGTTGCAGACGCGCTTTCAGCGACAGACCACCCCGACCCGTGCGGCGCTGATTTTCGCCACCGAGCCGCTTTTTGCCGCTCTGGTGGCTTTCCTGCTGCTCGGAGAACGCCTTGGATTGCATGCTTGGTTCGGTGGCGTGCTTATTGTTGGGGCCCTCATGGTTTCAGCCCGACCAGAGGCGTAG